One Hippoglossus hippoglossus isolate fHipHip1 chromosome 13, fHipHip1.pri, whole genome shotgun sequence genomic window carries:
- the supt5h gene encoding transcription elongation factor SPT5 gives MSDSEESDYSDNQSGSSDGEAEEVEEAEAASPVGSDKVAEEEGEDLEDEEEYDEEEEEDDEDRPRKKPRHGGFILDEADVDDEYEDEDDQWEEGAEDILEKVNGNSAPDTLLL, from the exons ATGTCCGACAGCGAGGAGAGCGACTACTCCGACAACCAGAGCGGCAGCAGCGATGGGgaggccgaggaggtggaggag GCGGAGGCGGCGAGCCCCGTGGGCAGCGACAAGGTAgccgaggaggagggggaggacctggaggatgaggaggagtacgacgaagaggaggaggaggacgatgaaGACCGTCCCAGGAAGAAGCCGAGACACGGAGGATTCATCCTGGATGAAGCCG aTGTGGACGACGAGTATGAGGATGAGGACGATCAGTGGGAGGAAGGAGCTGAAGATATCCTGGAGAAAG TTAACGGTAATTCTGCTCCAGATACTCTCCTGCTCTGA
- the il15l gene encoding interleukin 15, like, which translates to MLRGRPALGILCFVSFLALKTQAAQRSCTKDIVKRVQTLIDQAPDVVLLDVRLYTPTTEDFEKCRSSNLKCFADEIKVLCEEWKTVGVLIEKFKLDAKLEKLATFFNQTEAACRQCELFKKQNATMFLSDLKSALQMMNQQFCE; encoded by the exons ATGCTGAGAGGGAGGCCAGCTCTCGGGATTCTGTGCTTTGTCAGTTTTCTCGCCCTGAAAACACAAGCAGCCCAAAGAAGCTGCACTAAGGACATCGTCAAAAGGGTCCAGACGCTCATCGACCAAGCCCCCGACGTG GTGTTGTTGGACGTGAGACTCTACACCCCGACCACTGAAGATTTCGAG AAATGCCGCAGCTCGAACTTGAAGTGTTTTGCGGATGAAATCAAAGTCCTCTGTGAAGAGTGGAAAACCGTCGGAGTCCTAATTGAAAAGTTCAAACTTGACGCCAAGCTGGAAAAACTGGCAACGTTTTTTAACCAg ACGGAGGCAGCGTGTCGTCAGTGTGAActcttcaaaaaacaaaacgcAACAATGTTCCTGAGTGATCTGAAGTCTGCTCTCCAGATGATGAACCAGCAGTTCTGTGAATAG
- the LOC117772473 gene encoding P2Y purinoceptor 14, whose amino-acid sequence MDPLNSSHLPNNQSDLGSVFTHQVLPPLYFVICIVGLCLNGVAAWIFFRVPSDSGLVVYLKNMVVADLLMLSTFPFKLASQLGLGGWRIHVVICRYTAVLFYSSMYVGIVFMGLISLERYVKIVRHTSSSSTSSCMSRLCGISALHVLQSVGFARVLALFTWSLLLLCALPNVILTSQPANEENSRDCMKLKTPLGEQWHQVSIHLNVSLFWVTLLVLAFCYASIAHRVYQSYRRVQRSNSNVCRKSNRSIFSILAVFVVCFVPYHICRLPYTFSQRTGSGLSLGARFLLFQLKEGTLFLSALNVCLDPVIYILMCRTFRESLLRKLSGRERRRSLTTAQSLSNI is encoded by the coding sequence aTGGATCCACTCAACTCCAGCCACCTCCCCAACAACCAATCAGACTTGGGCAGCGTCTTCACGCACCAGGTGCTCCCTCCGCTCTACTTCGTCATCTGCATCGTGGGCCTGTGCCTGAATGGTGTCGCCGCCTGGATCTTCTTCAGAGTGCCCAGTGACTCGGGTCTGGTGGTCTACCTGAAGAACATGGTGGTGGCCGACCTGCTCATGCTCTCCACCTTCCCCTTCAAGCTGGCATCTCAGCTGGGTCTTGGCGGCTGGCGGATCCACGTGGTCATCTGCCGCTACACCGCCGTGCTCTTCTACTCCTCCATGTACGTGGGAATCGTCTTCATGGGCCTCATCAGCCTAGAGCGCTACGTCAAGATTGTCcgacacacctcctcctcctccacctcatcctGCATGTCCAGGTTGTGTGGGATCTCTGCGCTGCACGTCCTGCAGAGCGTCGGCTTTGCCCGGGTGCTAGCACTCTTCACCTGgagccttctcctcctctgcgcACTGCCCAACGTCATCCTGACCAGCCAGCCGGCCAATGAGGAGAACTCCCGGGACTGCATGAAGCTGAAGACGCCCCTGGGCGAGCAGTGGCATCAGGTGTCCATCCACCTCAACGTGTCACTGTTCTGGGTGACACTGCTGGTCCTCGCCTTCTGCTATGCCTCCATCGCCCACCGGGTTTACCAGTCGTACCGTCGAGTGCAGCGCTCCAACAGCAACGTCTGCCGCAAATCCAACCGCAGCATCTTCAGCATCCTGGCAGTGTTCGTCGTCTGCTTCGTGCCGTACCACATCTGCCGCTTGCCGTACACTTTCAGTCAGAGGACAGGATCGGGCTTGTCCCTGGGCGCCCGGTTCCTGCTGTTCCAGCTGAAGGAGGGGACGCTCTTCCTGTCGGCGCTCAACGTCTGTCTCGACCCCGTCATCTACATCCTCATGTGTCGGACCTTCAGAGAGTCGCTGCTGAGGAAACTgtcagggagggagaggaggagatcccTGACCACCGCCCAGAGTCTGAGCAACATTTAG
- the triap1 gene encoding TP53-regulated inhibitor of apoptosis 1 has protein sequence MNSVGEACTELKREYDQCFNRWFAEKFLKGDRGGDPCTDSFRKYQRCVQAAIKDKDIPVEGLDFMGPSKDKPES, from the coding sequence ATGAACAGTGTCGGGGAGGCGTGCACGGAGCTGAAGCGCGAGTACGACCAGTGCTTCAACCGCTGGTTCGCAGAGAAGTTCCTGAAGGGGGACCGGGGGGGGGACCCGTGCACCGACAGCTTCCGGAAGTACCAGCGCTGCGTGCAGGCGGCCATCAAGGACAAGGACATCCCGGTGGAGGGGCTGGACTTCATGGGCCCCAGCAAGGACAAGCCGGAGAGctga